GAAACAGATGCTAGTGGAGTGGCAATAGGTGCTGTTTTGCTACAAGAAAAACACCCTATAGCCTATTTTAGCAAGAAGATGAGTCTCAAACTACATAAATCTTCTACTTATGTAAGGGAATTATATGCTATTACTTCTGAAGTAGCTAAGTGGAGGCATTACGTATTAGGGTGCAAATTCATTattttcactgaccataagaggtTAAAAAGCCTAATGGATCAAACAATTCAAAATCCAGAGCAACAACATTACCTTACAAAGCTGCTTGGGCACCAGTATGAGATAATGTACAAGCCTGGAAATATAAACACCACTGCTGATGCATTATCTAGGTTACCTGTAACTTCAAAAACTTTATTAGCATTGACTTCAATTCAGTTTATTAAGGTGGAGGATTTAAAACAATTTATTAGTCAAAATGCTAGTTGTTTGGAATTGATGGCTAAGATTTCAAACAACCCTGCTGACAACCCACATTGGAAGGTGAAAGATGGGTTAATCTATCATAAGTAAAGGTTATTTGTGCCTGACATACTTAATCTGAGGTCTCAATTATTGGCAGAGTATCACTCTTCTCCCATTGGTGGACATACAGGGGTCCATATAAGCTACAAGCGTTTAGCAGCAAATTTCCTTTTGGTGGGCATGAAACAGGATATGCAGCAATTTGTTACTGAGTGTTTTGTGTGTCAACAAGTTAAAACACTCAACATAGCTCCTCATGGGTTACTACAACCTCTTAATATTCCAGACAAAGTATGGAAAGAGGTTAGTATGGATTTCATCAATGGGTTACCAAATTCAGGAGGATATACAGTTATTTGTGTGGTGGTGAATAAGTTAACTAAGGGTGTCCACTTTGGTAGTCTTACTTCAAAGTATTCAGTTGTGGCAGTGGCTCATTTGTTTTTTGAAATTGTGTGCAAATACCATGGCATGCCTAAGTCTATTGTTTTAGATAGAGATAAAGTTTTCCTTAGTATATTTTGGACTGAATTGTGTAAAGTGACAAAGACACAATTGAAGATGTCATCTGCTTTGCTTACCATCCACAGGCTGATGGTCAAAAAGAGGTGATTAATAGGTGCTTGGAGCAGTACTTGAGGTGTTTTGTGGCTGATTGTCCCAAGAAATGGCATCACTATCTGTCCTTAGCTGAATTTCACTATAATACTGCCATACATACTGCTACAGGAATCAGTCCTTTTGAGGCTATGTTTGGAAGACCACCACCTGCCATTTCAGATTATTTACAAGATAGTACAACTGTGGAAGCATTACACACTGTTCTACAGGAAAGGCATGACAAGTTCCAGGTATTGAAACAGGGACTAGCACAAGCCAAAGACAAAATGAAAGTGGTAGCTGACAAGAAGAGAACTGAATTAGAATTTCAAATTGGGGATCTCGTTTGGGTTAATTTACATCCCTATTGTCAAATTTCAGTGGTTAAACGGGTGAATCAAAAGATTAGCAAACGTTATTTTGGTCCTTATGCAGTGGAACAGAAAATTGGGAAGGTAGCTTATAGATTAGCATTACCTTCTACATCTAAAATTCACCCGGTGTTTTATATTTCACTTTTGAAGAAATTTAAGGGTGATGAAGTTATCAATTGTAACCCTTTGCCAGAAATGGATAATGGTAGTGGGCCATTGTTGTTTCCTCAACATGTCTTGGATAGGCGTGAAATTCTACGCGATGGACAAGTGATTTCACAAGTATTGATTAAGTGGGAATCGTTACCAGCTGAGGAAGCTACTTGGATTGATTTGGGTGATTTTGATCAATTACAGCAGACAATGAACCATGAGGACATGGTCAGTTTTGATGAACGGGGAAATGATATAGAGGGAGACGATGAGGTGACACAACCAATCAGAAGTTCACCAGAGTCCAGGcccaaaagataattaacaaacctaATTGGTCTAAGGATTACCATTGTGAGCCCACTAAGCGTTCCAGCTCAAGAAGGTAGTTAGTACGCAACACGTGGCAACAGAGGATTAGTCGTCATAAGCGTTCGTTAGATTTCTGTTAGTGAATCGTTGTAACCAATTGTATAAACTTGTATTCTGCAATTAATTCTGTAACAAATCAATTactcaataaaaatttatgtttcttCTCTCTAATTTCTTTAATTAGAGAATTGGCTCGCTCGAAAGAAGCCATATCATTCAACTAGATATATAGTAACAGTTATGGAGTATAAACTAAATTGAAAGCTGGGTTTAGTGCCCTCTTGATCACCAAGAGGTTGAGTGTTTGAGTTGCTCTACCCCTTTCTCcctttataattattttttttctcttaacCCATTTATTCGCTTacttttaattttatataattaacaaaaacaaaaaaaacaaaaaacccaATATCACATGATGTACCATATTAATATCTTTTTCTAATTCATTCCTCTCACTCCtattcttttattttaaaatctgttTTAAATTTAACAATTCTTACAATTTTTAtatgacttatattattttatatttcatcactttttaaatattttatttaaaaacttTTATTTTACCTTTTCTTTTCTCATTTTCGTTATAATTTTTTTTCTACTCTCACACTTTActatttaataataagaatattcaaattatattgattttaactattttaattattcatttaacaTATTTTTTCTTTGATTTTATTAAGGTTATTAacaattaaatatttaatttaaaacTTAAATTGTGTACAACGAAACTTaactaattattatgttatatatataaaaaaaaattaagggGTCCGCCGCCACATCGCTCGACTGCCCCAAAACTTTAGATTAATTTAGTAACTTGTAACGAGTATTAAATGTTGGAAAAAGTGGTTAAGTAAAGTATGTTTTAATCAATTTGGCCACAAATTAATATATGATAAATTGTTTGATATTAATAAATATTTAGTAGgttttgtagtccttgacgaggCTTTTAACCGAGCTAAGGTGTGTCTAAAACGGATAAAAGATGAATTAGATATCGCGTCTTAAAGATGAATGTTTAGTGCAAAAGCTGAGAAAAAATTAAAAGCTAATTAAACTAACGTTTGAAAAACACTCATATctttttgtcattttactctttATTCTAACAGTTTCAGCTACTTTGCCAAATACCTAAATACATACAAAAAGCTAACTACTACCACTTACTAGATACCAGTTAATAGCTACCAGCTAATAGCTACAAGCTATCAGCTAAAAACTACCAACTAAGTTTTCCAAACATACCCATTCAGTAAAAAATAACAAATTTTTTTGACTATTATTTTCGACAACACGTCTCATATGTTTTAAGAGCTTCAATTATTATAATGAAAATCTCCTTTGAAACATTTAGCTCGACGTCATGACAAGCTTGTAACTGATATTTAATTGGAAGACACTAAGTTGGACGAGGAGCTCATGTACCACAAACTTCCTTTAAACCCTAATATTTTTTTAAAGGATAAAAATTTGTATACACAAAAAACCAATATAGAAGCCAACGATCATGGATCTCAAACCTGAATGTAAATGGGCCTATAAAGTTTTAACCCTACTACGCTCTACTGGGTAGCCCACATATTCAATCAAAATAGATTACCATTAACTGTTAAAGACTATACTCAAGAAGTTCACTATATGTAAACTTCAAAGTTCCTTTAAACCGGGTACTTCTAAAAACCCTCACATGCGAAAAGTGAATTTGGTTCAAGGCGACGATATGAAAAAATTCGACGAGCTTATAAAAGATATTTGAGTTCGCCTATTCGGGTTTATGAATTGTAGCTTTCTTTTGATTTTGTCGTTCtttaaaatttttttatttgtAATTGTAAGTGGGTTAGGTTTTGGTTCCGTTCTTGTTAGTGGAGACTTGATTTAGATAGTTTTTTTTGTAGCCGCTTTCTAAGTACGATTTCCGTTTCTTTCTTGTATCTCTCGTTGAATTCGTTTTCTGTTCGCAAACGTTTTCCGTTTCTTATAAAAATATTCGTTATTTTGAAGGAAAAAAAAATGTAAACTACAAAATAAATCATAATCAAAATTCATATTAGAAATCAAAaatcaaatatgtttatgtaaagaatATATTTGTTACGAGTAATATTCATACAATACAAACCTTAATTCATGGAAATATTTATGTTCTTCCATGTATTATTAACGTGTACCGTACAACTCCGTAAGGAGGTACATTACATTTTACATTTGGTCGTCACACGACGACGTCTGATCAATCAATTTCCCTCTTTTTGTGAAGGACTTCTCCAAAACCCACGCTCTGAAAATTTCTCCCACATTTCATTCTCCAACGCCACCACATCTTTATCTTTCTCCGGCACCATAAACCGCTCCGCCGCCGCTATCACCGCCGGATGCATCGACAATTCATCCTCACCAATACTAAACTCACTTCCGCTACCACTACCTCCGTGACGGTTTATCGAAATTCGTCGTCCACGGGACCGACGAACAGCGTTCCGGCAAAGACCCGCCGGCACTTTATACATCGTCAGAACCATAAAATCAACGAGTGCGCAAGGTAAACAGCAACAGACTGCGGCGACTTCCGCCGTGGTATGTCCGGCGACCTCCGCCATTCGATTGCCCCGACATGAAGCGTGTTTCTGGAGTAATTGGCGGCGTTCTTCTAGTGAACGGCGGAAAATGATTTTAGGT
The window above is part of the Rutidosis leptorrhynchoides isolate AG116_Rl617_1_P2 chromosome 1, CSIRO_AGI_Rlap_v1, whole genome shotgun sequence genome. Proteins encoded here:
- the LOC139889811 gene encoding uncharacterized protein, giving the protein MTRPKIIFRRSLEERRQLLQKHASCRGNRMAEVAGHTTAEVAAVCCCLPCALVDFMVLTMYKVPAGLCRNAVRRSRGRRISINRHGGSGSGSEFSIGEDELSMHPAVIAAAERFMVPEKDKDVVALENEMWEKFSERGFWRSPSQKEGN